A region of the Massilia sp. erpn genome:
GCTGGCGAAAGCCGGCAATACCGATGCCGAGCACCTGCTGGGCCTGATGTACTACATGGGCCGCGGCGTGCCGCAGGACTATAAGCAGGCACTGTCCTGGCACCGCCGGGCGGCGCAGAAGGGCAAGGCCGACGCGCAGTATGTGGTGGGTGCCATGTATTACACCGGCAATGCCGTGATCCAGGACCATAAGCAGGCCGTGGTCTGGTTCCGCAAGGCCGCCGAGCAGGGCCATGCCGACGCGCAGCAGGTGCTGGGCCTGATGTACCGCTATCACATCGGCGGCATGCCGCAGGATAATGTGATCGCCTATATGCTGTGGAATCTGGCGGCGGCCAACGGTTCGGCCAATGCGGCCGAGCAGCGCGCGGCCGTGATGCGCAGCATGACGCAGGAGCAGATCGAGGAAGGTCAGTCGCTGTCGGCCTCGTGGAAGCGCGGCACGCCATTGCCGCGCGCTTCGCGCACCGGCGGCGGTTGAGCCGAAGGCCAGTCTTGCGATGCAAAACCCGGGTCCGTCCCGGGTTTTTGCATTCTGCGCGCCGCGCGGCGGCAGGGTAGAATCGCCGTTTCAATTTGAGCGGGGAATGCCATGCGCGCCATCGAGATCAGCAAGCCGGGGGCAGCCGATGTGCTGCGTGTCTGTGAACGTCCCATACCGGCGCTGAAAGCGGGCGAGCTGCGCATCAAGGTGCATGCGGCTGGCGTCAACCGGCCCGACGTGCTGCAGCGCATGGGCCATTACGCGCCGCCGCCGGGCGCCTCCGACCTGCCGGGCCTGGAAGTGGCGGGCGAGATCGTGGACGGTGACCTGGGCAGCAGCGGCTTCAAGGTCGGCGACCTGGTCTGCGCCCTGGTGCAGGGCGGCGGCTATGCCGAGTACTGCGCCGCGCCGGTGGGCCAGGTGCTGCCGATTCCCAAGGGCTGGTCGCCGCTGGAAGCGGCTTCCCTGCCCGAGACCTATTTCACAGTGTGGAGCAATGTTTTCGACCGCGCCGGCCTGAGCGGCCGCGAAACCCTGCTGGTGCAGGGTGGTACTTCGGGCATCGGCGTCACGGCCATCCAGCTGGCGCGCGCCTTCGGCCACCGCGTCTTCGCCACCGCCGGCAGCGAGGACAAGGCGCGTGCCTGCGAGCACCTGGGCGCCGAACGCGGCATCAACTACCGCCATGAGGACTTCGCCGAGGTGGTCAAGGCGCTGACCGGGGGCAGGGGCGCGGACGTGATCCTGGATATGGTGGCGGGCGACTACCTGCCGCGCGAGATCGCCTGCCTGGCCGACGACGGCCGCCTGGCCATCATCGCCCTGCTGGGCGGCGCCAAGGCCGAGCTGGACATGGGCCAGCTGCTGCGCCGCCGCCTGACCGTGACCGGCTCCACCCTGCGTCCGCGCTCGGTCGAGTTCAAGGCCGCCATCGCGGCCCAGCTGCGCCAGCGCGTCTGGCCGCTGCTCGAGCGCGGCGAGATCAAGCCCGTGATCTACCAGACCTTCCCGCTGGAGCAAGCCGCTGCCGCCCATGCGCTGATGGAAAGCAGTGCCCACGTCGGCAAGATCATGCTGCAACTGGTCTGAATGGCCCAAAACGGCGCCGCGCCGCCGCCCTGGCGGCCGGGTCCGGTTTGACCGGGCTTTGCGCTGCAAGTTACAATTATGGGTTATTAAAATTTAGGCTACTATGCGACGCAAACTCGTTATCGGCAATTGGAAGATGAACGGCAGTCGTACCGGCAATACGGTACTGCTGTCCGGGATTGTGGCCGGCCTGGCTTCGGCCAAGGCCGATTGTGCGGTATGCGCGCCAGCCCCGTATCTGGCCCAGTGCCAGGCTGAACTGGCGGGTACGCCAGTGGCGTGGGGTGCGCAGGATGTGTCGGCCCAGGCTTCCGGCGCCTACACCGGCGAAGTGGCGGCGTCCATGCTGCAGGATTTCGGCTGCCGCTATGCGATCGTCGGCCACTCCGAGCGTCGCGCCTATCATGGTGAAAGCAATGAATTGGTGGCGCAGAAGGCGCAGGCGGCTCTGGCTGCTGGCCTGATCCCCGTGGTCTGCGTCGGCGAGACCCTGGCCGAGCGCGAAGCCGGGCAGACCGGTGCCGTGGTCGGCGCCCAGCTGCAAGCCGTGCTGGACCTGCTGGACAATGCCGCCCTGGCCAAGATCGTGCTCGCCTACGAGCCGGTCTGGGCCATCGGCACCGGCAAGACCGCGACCCCGGCCATGGCGCAAGAGGTGCACGCTTTATTGCGCCAGCAAGTGGCCGAACGTAGCGCGGAAGCCGCATCCGGCATGCAGATTTTGTACGGCGGCAGCATGAAACCCGAAAATGCGGGAGAATTGCTGGCCCAGGCAGATATTGACGGCGGCCTGATTGGCGGCGCCGCACTGAAGGCGGCGGATTTCCTGGCGATTATCCGCGCGGCTGAATAAGCATTTTTGAAACAGCTTTATTTGAGAATGGAATAGCATGAACACCTTGTTCAATTTGGTTATTGTGGTACAGGTTTTGTCGGCGCTGGCCATTATCGGCCTGGTGCTGCTGCAGCACGGTAAGGGTGCCGATATGGGCGCCGCCTTCGGTTCCGGCGCCTCGGGCAGCCTGTTTGGCGCCACCGGTTCCTCCAACTTCATGTCGAAGTCGACGGCGGTGGCGGCGGCGATCTTCTTCTCCGCTACCCTGGGCCTGTCGACCATGGCCACCCAGCGCGGCGCGGTCAGCACCAGCGGCGGCGTGATGCAAAATGTGAACACCCCGGCGCCAGCGCCGGTAAAAGGTTCGGCGGCGATTCCATCGGCAGCGCCACAAGCGCCCGCGGAAGCGCCTGCAGCCTCGGCTCCAGCCGCTGCGGCTCCTGCAGCCGCTGCGCCTGCATCGAGCGCTCCTGGCGCGCAAATCCCGAAGTAATATCGGGCTTTGCAAAAGTTTTTCCGCTTTTTGTCCTTGTTTTACTGCAATTCGCATTAACAAAGTAGTGAAACCAGAGTAGAATAGCGGCCTTAATGCCGACGTGGTGAAATTGGTAGACACGCTATCTTGAGGGGGTAGTGGCGCAAGCTGTACGAGTTCGAGTCTCGTCGTCGGCACCATAAAAAATCTAAAAGCCAGCAAGGGCGCATGGGCATCGGCTCTTGCCTAGGCTGGTTTTTTTACGAGGATGTGTCGTTTGATCCTGGTCTCAGCTTCTGATTGGGGTCGAGCGTTAAATGCACCGCAAAGTACCGCGCTGCTCTCCTGACCGATCGTTCAACATAAGCTAATCAACCGTGAACCTCGAAAATTACTTCCCCGTCCTGTTGTTCCTCTTAGTCGGCATTGGTGTCGGCGTAGTTCCCCAGCTGCTGGGCCGTTTCCTCGGTCCGAATAAACCCGATGCAGCGAAACTCTCCCCTTACGAGTGCGGCTTCGAAGCCTTCGAAGACGCGCGTATGAAATTCGACGTGCGCTACTACCTCGTCGCAATTCTGTTCATTTTGTTCGATCTGGAAACGGCATTCTTCTTCCCCTGGGGCGTCTCCATGCGCGAACTGGGCTGGCAGGGATACGTGACGATGATGGTGTTCATCGCCGAATTCGTGGTCGGTTTTTGGTATATCTGGAAGAAAGGTGCCCTTGATTGGGAATAAGCCATGTCTATTGAAGGCGTATTAAACGAAGGTTTCATCACCACGACGGCCGACAAGCTGATTAACTGGGCGCGCACGGGTTCCATGTACCCGATGACGTTCGGTCTGGCTTGCTGCGCGGTGGAGATGATGCATGCAGGTGCGGCCCGTTACGACCTTGAGCGTTTCGGTTTCATGTTCCGTCCATCCCCGCGTCAGTCCGACGTGATGATTGTTGCCGGCACGCTGTGCAACAAGATGGCGCCGGCGCTGCGCAAGGTCTACGACCAGATGCCGGAGCCGCGCTGGGTGATCTCCATGGGTTCCTGCGCCAATGGCGGCGGCTACTACCACTACTCCTACTCGGTGGTGCGCGGTTGCGACCGCATTGTGCCGGTGGACGTGTATGTGCCAGGCTGCCCGCCGACCGCGGAAGCCCTGCTGTACGGCATTCTGCAGCTGCACAACAAGATCAAGCGAACCAATACGATCGCGCGCTAAGGGCTGTACTGAATATGACTACACATCTGGAAACACTGGTCGCCGCCCTGCAAAGCACACTGGGCGAGCGGGCCGAAATCACGGTCGCCCTGGGCGAAGTGACGGTGGTGCTGAAAGCCGCCGACTACCACCAAGCAATGAAACAGCTGCGCGATGACGCAGCTTTGCGTTTTGATACGCTGATCGATTTGTGCGGCGTGGATTATCAAAGCTACGGCGAAGGCGCCTGGGACGGTCTGCGTTTCGCCGCCGTTACCCACCTGCTGTCGGTCGAGAAAAACTGGCGCGTGCGCGTGCGCGTGTTCGCGCCGGACGACGACATGCCGCTGGTGCCGTCGGTGGTGGACATCTGGCGTGCCGCCAACTGGTTCGAGCGCGAAGCGTTCGACCTGTACGGCATCCTGTTCGAAGGCCACAACGACCTGCGCCGCATTCTGACCGACTACGGCTTCATCGGCCACCCGTTCCGCAAGGACTTCCCGGTATCGGGCTATGTGGAAATGCGCTACGACCCTGAGCAGAAGCGCGTGATCTACCAGCCTGTGACGATCGAACCGCGCGAGAACGTGCCGCGCGTGATCCGCGAAGAAAACTACGGGATGAAATAATGGCTGAGATTAAGAACTACACCCTGAACTTTGGTCCGCAGCACCCGGCAGCGCACGGCGTGCTGCGCCTGGTGCTGGAGCTGGACGGCGAGGTGATCCAGCGCGCCGACCCGCATATCGGCCTGCTGCACCGCGCCACCGAAAAACTGGCCGAGCAGAAGACCTATCTGCAATCGGTGCCGTACATGGACCGCCTCGACTACGTGTCGATGATGTGCAACGAGCACGCCTACGTGATGGCGATCGAGAAGCTGCTGGGTCTCGAAGTGCCGCTGCGCGCGCAGTACATCCGCGTCATGTTCGACGAGATCACCCGTCTGCTGAACCATCTGCTGTGGCTCGGCGCGCACGCGCTGGACGTCGGTGCCATGGGCCCGTTCCTGTACGCCTTCCGCGACCGCGAAGACCTGATGGACTGCTACGAAGCGGTATCGGGCGCGCGCATGCACGCGGCCTACTACCGTCCGGGCGGCGTGTACCGCGACCTGCCGGACGTCATGCCGCAGTACAAGGCATCGCTGATCCGCAACGCGAAGGCACTGGCCGAGCGTAACGAGAACCGCCAGGGCTCGATGCTGGACTTCATCGAAGACTTCACGCGCCGCTTCCCGACCTATGTCGACGAATACGAAACCCTGCTGACCGATAACCGTATCTGGAAGCAGCGTACCGTGGGCGTGGGCGTGGTGTCGCCGGAAGACGCGAAAGCCATGGGCTTCACCGGCGCCATGCTGCGCGGCTCGGGCGTGGCCTGGGACCTGCGCAAGAACCAGCCTTATGAAGTGTACGATCTGATGGATTTCGATATCCCGATCGGCACCAACGGCGACAGCTACGACCGTTACCTGGTGCGTATCGAAGAGATGCGCCAGTCGAACCGCATCATCAAGCAGTGCGTGGAGTGGCTGCGCAACAATCCAGGTCCGGTCATGTCCAGCAACCGCAAGGTGGCGCCGCCATCGCGCGTGGACATGAAGACCAATATGGAATCGCTGATCCACCACTTCAAGCTGTTTACCGAAGGTTTCCACGTGCCGCCAGGCGAAGCTTACAGCGCCGTGGAGCACCCGAAGGGCGAATTCGGTATTTACCTGGTGTCGGATGGCGCCAACAAGCCGTACCGCATGAAGATCCGCGCACCGGGCTTTGCCCACCTGCAGGGTCTGGACGAAATGGCACGCGGCCACATGATCGCCGACGCCGTGACCATCATCGGTACCCAGGATATCGTTTTCGGCGAAATCGACAGATAAGTCCCAGAGGCATACGTATGTTGTTATCAGAGCAGTGCTACAAAAAAATCGACCGCGAGTTGGCCAAGTACCCGGCCGACCAGCGCCAGTCGGCCGTGATGGCCTCGCTGGCCCACGCCCAGGTTGAACTGGGCTGGCTGTCGCCGGAAACCATGAAGGAAATCGCCGACTACATCGGCATGCCGGCCATCGCCGTGCAGGAAGTGGCGACCTTCTACAATATGTATAACCTGAAGCCGGTCGGCAAGCACAAGATCACCGTGTGCACCAACCTGCCTTGCGCCCTGTCGGGCGGCGAGCGCGCGGCTAAACACCTGAAAGAAAAACTGGGCATCGACTACCGCGAAACCTCCGGCGACGGCGAGTTCACGCTGATGGAAGGCGAGTGCATGGGCGCCTGCGGCGACGCACCGGTGCTGCTGGTGAACAACCATCGCATGTGCAGCCATATGTCCAATGACAAAATCGATGCCCTCGTGGAGGAACTGAAGAAATGACCTCGCTCCACAACCGTCACATCGACCCGCTGATCCTCAAGGATCTGACCGGCGACAACTGGCACCTGGCCGACTACGTGAAACGTGGCGGCTACTCGGCGCTGCGCCGCATCCTGGAAGAGAAGATCGCGCCGGAAACCATCATCGCCGACCTGAAGACCTCCGGCCTGCGCGGCCGCGGCGGCGCCGGTTTCCCGACCGGCCTGAAATGGTCCTTCATGCCGCGCCAGTTCCCTGGCCAGAAATACCTCGTCTGCAATACAGATGAAGGCGAACCTGGTACTTTCAAGGACCGCGACATCATTCGTTACAACCCCCATGCCCTGATCGAGGGCATGGCCATCGGCGCTTACGCCATGGGCATCACCGTGGGCTACAACTATATCCACGGCGAGATCTTCCAGGATTACCTGCGCTTCGAGGAAGCGCTGGAAGAGGCGCGTGCCGCCGGCTTCCTGGGCGATAAGATCATGGGCAGCGATTTCAGCTTCCAGCTGCACGCCCACCATGGCTATGGCGCCTACATCTGCGGCGAAGAGACCGCGCTGCTCGAATCGCTGGAAGGCAAAAAAGGCCAGCCGCGCTT
Encoded here:
- a CDS encoding tetratricopeptide repeat protein gives rise to the protein MHSAALAGFAEGATAYNSKNYTVALREIEPLAKAGNTDAEHLLGLMYYMGRGVPQDYKQALSWHRRAAQKGKADAQYVVGAMYYTGNAVIQDHKQAVVWFRKAAEQGHADAQQVLGLMYRYHIGGMPQDNVIAYMLWNLAAANGSANAAEQRAAVMRSMTQEQIEEGQSLSASWKRGTPLPRASRTGGG
- a CDS encoding NAD(P)H-quinone oxidoreductase — protein: MRAIEISKPGAADVLRVCERPIPALKAGELRIKVHAAGVNRPDVLQRMGHYAPPPGASDLPGLEVAGEIVDGDLGSSGFKVGDLVCALVQGGGYAEYCAAPVGQVLPIPKGWSPLEAASLPETYFTVWSNVFDRAGLSGRETLLVQGGTSGIGVTAIQLARAFGHRVFATAGSEDKARACEHLGAERGINYRHEDFAEVVKALTGGRGADVILDMVAGDYLPREIACLADDGRLAIIALLGGAKAELDMGQLLRRRLTVTGSTLRPRSVEFKAAIAAQLRQRVWPLLERGEIKPVIYQTFPLEQAAAAHALMESSAHVGKIMLQLV
- the tpiA gene encoding triose-phosphate isomerase, with translation MRRKLVIGNWKMNGSRTGNTVLLSGIVAGLASAKADCAVCAPAPYLAQCQAELAGTPVAWGAQDVSAQASGAYTGEVAASMLQDFGCRYAIVGHSERRAYHGESNELVAQKAQAALAAGLIPVVCVGETLAEREAGQTGAVVGAQLQAVLDLLDNAALAKIVLAYEPVWAIGTGKTATPAMAQEVHALLRQQVAERSAEAASGMQILYGGSMKPENAGELLAQADIDGGLIGGAALKAADFLAIIRAAE
- the secG gene encoding preprotein translocase subunit SecG, translated to MNTLFNLVIVVQVLSALAIIGLVLLQHGKGADMGAAFGSGASGSLFGATGSSNFMSKSTAVAAAIFFSATLGLSTMATQRGAVSTSGGVMQNVNTPAPAPVKGSAAIPSAAPQAPAEAPAASAPAAAAPAAAAPASSAPGAQIPK
- a CDS encoding NADH-quinone oxidoreductase subunit A; its protein translation is MNLENYFPVLLFLLVGIGVGVVPQLLGRFLGPNKPDAAKLSPYECGFEAFEDARMKFDVRYYLVAILFILFDLETAFFFPWGVSMRELGWQGYVTMMVFIAEFVVGFWYIWKKGALDWE
- a CDS encoding NADH-quinone oxidoreductase subunit B family protein; translation: MSIEGVLNEGFITTTADKLINWARTGSMYPMTFGLACCAVEMMHAGAARYDLERFGFMFRPSPRQSDVMIVAGTLCNKMAPALRKVYDQMPEPRWVISMGSCANGGGYYHYSYSVVRGCDRIVPVDVYVPGCPPTAEALLYGILQLHNKIKRTNTIAR
- a CDS encoding NADH-quinone oxidoreductase subunit C, translated to MTTHLETLVAALQSTLGERAEITVALGEVTVVLKAADYHQAMKQLRDDAALRFDTLIDLCGVDYQSYGEGAWDGLRFAAVTHLLSVEKNWRVRVRVFAPDDDMPLVPSVVDIWRAANWFEREAFDLYGILFEGHNDLRRILTDYGFIGHPFRKDFPVSGYVEMRYDPEQKRVIYQPVTIEPRENVPRVIREENYGMK
- a CDS encoding NADH-quinone oxidoreductase subunit D — translated: MAEIKNYTLNFGPQHPAAHGVLRLVLELDGEVIQRADPHIGLLHRATEKLAEQKTYLQSVPYMDRLDYVSMMCNEHAYVMAIEKLLGLEVPLRAQYIRVMFDEITRLLNHLLWLGAHALDVGAMGPFLYAFRDREDLMDCYEAVSGARMHAAYYRPGGVYRDLPDVMPQYKASLIRNAKALAERNENRQGSMLDFIEDFTRRFPTYVDEYETLLTDNRIWKQRTVGVGVVSPEDAKAMGFTGAMLRGSGVAWDLRKNQPYEVYDLMDFDIPIGTNGDSYDRYLVRIEEMRQSNRIIKQCVEWLRNNPGPVMSSNRKVAPPSRVDMKTNMESLIHHFKLFTEGFHVPPGEAYSAVEHPKGEFGIYLVSDGANKPYRMKIRAPGFAHLQGLDEMARGHMIADAVTIIGTQDIVFGEIDR
- the nuoE gene encoding NADH-quinone oxidoreductase subunit NuoE, whose protein sequence is MLLSEQCYKKIDRELAKYPADQRQSAVMASLAHAQVELGWLSPETMKEIADYIGMPAIAVQEVATFYNMYNLKPVGKHKITVCTNLPCALSGGERAAKHLKEKLGIDYRETSGDGEFTLMEGECMGACGDAPVLLVNNHRMCSHMSNDKIDALVEELKK